From Schistocerca gregaria isolate iqSchGreg1 unplaced genomic scaffold, iqSchGreg1.2 ptg000973l, whole genome shotgun sequence, a single genomic window includes:
- the LOC126326130 gene encoding uncharacterized protein LOC126326130 yields the protein MSNKKVKEPAQEAYYGPKGVHQDELVFGIARIYASFNDTFVHITDLSGKETICRVTGGMKVKADREESSPYSAMLAAQDCAARCKQVGVTAIHVKLRATGGTKTKTPGPGAQPALRALARAGLKIGRIEDVTPIPTDATRRKGGRRGRRL from the exons ATG TCAAACAAAAAAGTAAAGGAACCAGCTCAAGAAGCGTACTACGGCCCAAAGGGTGTACACCAAGACGAACTGGTGTTTGGAATTGCCCGCATCTATGCTTCCTTCAATGACACGTTCGTGCACATCACCGATTTGTCCGGAAAAGAAACCATATGTCGTGTGACAGGGGGTATGAAAGTCAAGGCGGACCGAGAAGAATCCAGTCCTTATTCAGCCATGTTGGCGGCACAAGACTGCGCCGCTAGGTGCAAGCAGGTGGGAGTCACCGCCATCCATGTCAAACTGCGTGCCACGGGCGGTACAAAAACAAAAACGCCCGGCCCAGGCGCACAACCCGCACTCAGAGCACTCGCCCGTGCCGGATTAAAAATCGGACGTATCGAAGATGTCACGCCTATTCCAACCGATGCAACTAGAAGAAAGGGTGGTCGCCGCGGTCGCCGACTTTAA
- the LOC126326120 gene encoding uncharacterized protein LOC126326120, producing the protein MSPSGRLLPMRTVLRCLLGRMRIELRAGTLGCERPNDTFKTFGMHEHNLPCIDVSPCGEYLLTVSIDRSVRIWHLRSGREVAKKSFVHWGWCCLWLRKEDVMTYEEPSLLAWALDLPEEVMRMTEEEEERRLERDDVIEGYEREMGKDLSHYRATREVLKELKEDRGLQEVREGGGDKRHDVGGAVDEHRVLDDSRVGEEEEQADEVILSDFFMQALSNRRNVNNNEGRMAEDGVGFPIYDMSFVLGDLNDDELHALLSFRQLSHQFEQLVDMQQQLPVVNTTFVEISQSRGSISFDKGAPARKSQAWPEDASSDGLSVHKNLPSSQFLILCSTVRTLLLLDHSLQTLASLSQPFSQRTSLRVSDGMKKISILLFIAELSPHRGWGPR; encoded by the coding sequence ATGAGTCCGTCTGGTCGTTTGCTGCCCATGCGGACAGTTCTCAGGTGTTTGCTGGGTCGAATGCGCATCGAGTTACGCGCTGGGACTTTGGGTTGCGAGCGCCCGAATGACACGTTCAAGACTTTTGGGATGCATGAGCACAACTTACCGTGCATTGACGTCTCGCCGTGCGGGGAGTACTTGTTGACGGTGAGCATTGACCGGTCTGTGCGGATTTGGCATCTTCGGAGCGGGAGGGAGGTGGCGAAGAAGTCGTTTGTTCACTGGGGTTGGTGTTGTCTTTGGTTGAGGAAGGAGGACGTGATGACGTACGAGGAGCCGAGTTTGCTGGCTTGGGCGCTGGATTTGCCGGAGGAGGTTATGAGGatgactgaggaggaggaggaacgccGCTTGGAGCGAGATGACGTGATAGAAGGGTATGAGAGAGAGATGGGAAAGGATTTGTCGCATTATCGAGCGACGAGAGAGGTGTTGAAGGAGTTGAAAGAGGACAGGGGGCTGCAAGAggtgagggaggggggtggggataaGAGGCATGATGTTGGTGGCGCGGTAGACGAGCATCGTGTATTAGATGATTCGCGTGTCGGAGAAGAGGAGGAACAGGCGGACGAGGTGATTCTGAGTGATTTTTTTATGCAGGCGTTATCTAATCGGAGGAACGTTAACAACAATGAAGGCCGGATGGCGGAAGATGGCGTGGGTTTCCCGATTTACGACATGAGCTTTGTGTTAGGAGACTTGAATGATGATGAGTTGCATGCGCTTCTCAGCTTCCGTCAGCTTAGCCACCAATTTGAACAGCTTGTTGACATGCAACAGCAGTTGCCGGTTGTCAATACAACGTTCGTCGAGATCTCGCAATCCAGGGGGTCGATTTCTTTCGATAAGGGGGCGCCTGCGCGGAAGTCCCAAGCGTGGCCGGAAGATGCATCGTCCGACGGTTTGTCGGTACACAAAAATCTCCCATCTTCtcaatttttaattttgtgtagcaCTGTACGTACTTTGTTGCTCCTGGACCACAGCTTGCAGACGCTCGCATCGCTTTCCCAGCCGTTCAGTCAACGCACGTCGCTTCGCGTGTCAGACGGGATGAAGAAGATCTCCATTCTGCTCTTCATAGCGGAGCTCAGCCCTCATCGTGGCTGGGGACCAAGGTAG
- the LOC126326116 gene encoding translation initiation factor eIF-2B subunit delta-like, whose product MECDQLYDALVSSSYGETVKRIVLTRFAKKEAGEDEEKGRKGERQQSGARKGNGGGPKSSKKPQYDYPKQRERAKKKQIISLEPSRKQVTLFSHLPQFERSSSTRISERIMLGGLNIPSVAISLGLKYASYQIQGANARCLAILEMFRNFVENYVQVTNKCFGMELEKVIEPTIQFIKDCRPYSIGMGNMIRHFKRKIGNTMSMSVEEAKRYLVEELDTLIRDRVVDAEKTAAKITSQKIYDGDVILTYCRSNAVLESLKEAARQGKRFRAIIVDSRPHYEGRTILEELSMLRIPCEYVLLNAISYVIKTATKVLIGAHALMNNGQVYSRVGTAIVCMMANANHIPVLVVCETYKFCELSQLDSICQNELGDPEELVSSSNPPSSNPLHFWRENPNLKLLNLVYDLTPTEFISMVISEVGAVPPTSVPVIIREFYSIT is encoded by the exons ATGGAGTGCGACCAGCTGTACGACGCGCTGGTCTCCTCCTCTTACGGAGAGACGGTGAAGCGGATAG TACTGACGCGTTTCGCCAAGAAGGAGGCGGGGGAGGATGAGGAGAAGGGGAGGAAGGGCGAGCGCCAACAGAGCGGCGCGAGGAAGGGTAATGGCGGTGGTCCGAAGTCGTCGAAGAAGCCCCAATACGACTATCCCAAGCAGAGAGAGAGGGCGAAGAAGAAGCAGATTATATCGTTGGAGCCGAGTCGGAAGCAGGTGACGTTATTTTCGCATTTGCCTCAGTTTGAGAGGTCGTCGAGCACCAGAATTTCGGAGAGAATTATGCTAGGGGGTTTGAACATCCCATCGGTGGCAATTTCCTTGGGGCTGAAGTACGCGTCCTACCAGATTCAGGGCGCGAATGCGCGCTGTTTGGCCATATTGGAGATGTTCAGAAACTTTGTAGAGAACTACGTGCAGGTGACCAACAAATGCTTCGGAATGGAGCTAGAGAAGGTAATCGAGCCGACCATTCAGTTCATCAAAGACTGTCGTCCGTATTCGATTGGCATGGGCAACATGATTCGACATTTCAAGAGGAAGATCGGGAACACGATGAGCATGAGCGTCGAAGAGGCTAAGCGCTATCTCGTGGAAGAACTAGACACGCTGATTCGAGATCGTGTTGTTGACGCAGAAAAGACAGCTGCCAAAATTACCAGTCAAAAAATTTACGACGGAGACGTCATTCTAACCTATTGTCGATCCAATGCCGTTCTCGAGTCTCTCAAAGAGGCCGCCAGACAGGGAAAGCGGTTTCGTGCCATCATCGTCGACTCTAGGCCGCACTACGAGGGCAGGACTATCCTCGAAGAGCTTTCGATGCTCCGCATACCGTGCGAGTACGTTCTCCTCAACGCCATCTCCTACGTCATCAAAACGGCCACAAAGGTACTGATAGGGGCCCACGCTCTTATGAACAACGGCCAGGTCTACAGCCGTGTCGGTACAGCGATTGTGTGCATGATGGCCAATGCCAACCATATCCCGGTCCTCGTGGTTTGCGAAACTTACAAGTTCTGCGAGCTCAGCCAGCTCGACTCCATATGTCAAAATGAACTCGGCGACCCAGAGGAGCTCGTATCCTCCTCAAACCCGCCCTCTTCGAATCCCCTCCACTTTTGGCGCGAAAACCCCAACCTGAAACTACTCAACCTCGTATACGACCTCACCCCCACCGAATTTATATCCATGGTCATCAGCGAAGTCGGCGCCGTGCCGCCTACGTCCGTACCTGTTATCATACGCGAGTTCTATTCTATCACTTAA
- the LOC126326123 gene encoding uncharacterized protein LOC126326123, with product MELAADRKRNSVFCDTVGQQDSSASPSLPEDGQGETITLTQKQLEVIRRNREEAMRKRRVYEQKRWLTQRGGSPATEVECDRSSMLKRGGSGTSFPKITQYFKPSPTRGERSSQEGCLERLGSDGGVESESVSAELEQLAGKGSSSGGQLNSEARRRALDGFVEEGMKAKKKVGSSSHKNDFARNPVDKFLRSPADEGYDSTSLWIPPEVWSTFSEPKRQYWEYKKDHFDEIVFFQQGDFYCLFAGDADVGVEKFGLVYNQNLDSVGVNRRQVEEWVSKFVNQGYKVAMISQESTARSDEEKKKKAQSRATEKRKVTCVVSAGTYIGDEYDKDEKVGGTRCLMSVVDKETRDGRVEIGLSIVDVSTYRWDVFCFEDDDRRSKLETLVLQARPKEVLWDKKRTSRKTRKALSLALMNACYSDGSFPERQDVLKILSKYFSGIEEQVWDSVPDPIVRCMLSEDSTSKLAMSSLCAVAIYFGKLVRINNTKSDQMSVTTLDTEMVPRARYTWNSDKLLDFEAEYMTLDAMTLKNLEILENSDDGGTEGTLLSLLLSGCSTPFGRRRMRRRLCHPMRRVADVLEVQEAVGFLCEHAWILSDLSSDFRGLGGDLERLSARVRSKNISLKLFLDFVDLVEKLNNTVSRIKGSLSEYELPRLLARYVADFPDQSDFLDLCGFDREAARREEKLVPGRGADARVDELRDTIASIEREIEEEVSRFREKLGDQSICLREGKSRCLWVTVTSHDLNVPNDWQKLKESKKNAQYSVPIIDRLKCKLNECNDRLEELARESLARYVEMVNDRFLGSILKCVDYASELDVILSFSRYSDGIRSQGTACVPNFISYRDGTNPVIDTENMIHPFARPALGSAFVPNDLKLGGDVAPTMVVMGPNMGGKSTLLRQVCILVIMAHLGCMVPASRFDLSPVDRIFTRIGASDNLLANQSTFLRELQETASVLKSATRHSLVILDELGRGTSTFDGYSIAYSVLHYLSSFGCRLLFSTHYHRLVLDLRLKSVPFQCVHMASHQSNGSLVFSYRLSTLPCLHSLGLEVAAMADLPVRLLEHANEMADQLDMLTAKHSGHCRHALQATALRSTLSEPSRRLQDPVHFDYAVDELKRIWRQTRRNFA from the exons ATGGAATTAGCTGCCGATAGAAAACGAAATTCTGTATTTTGCGACACTGTTGGGCAGCAGGACTCATCTGCGAGTCCGTCGTTGCCAGAGGACGGCCAGGGCGAGACGATCACGCTGACACAGAAGCAGCTGGAAGTG ATCAGGAGGAATCGAGAGGAGGCCATGCGGAAGAGGAGGGTGTATGAACAGAAGAGATGGTTGACGCAGAGAGGTGGGTCGCCGGCGACAGAGGTAGAGTGCGATCGTTCTTCGATGTTGAAGAGAGGCGGGTCTGGGACATCTTTTCCGAAGATTACTCAATATTTCAAGCCGTCGCCGACGCGTGGGGAGCGTTCGAGTCAGGAGGGGTGTTTGGAGCGTTTAGGCAGCGATGGGGGCGTGGAGTCTGAATCTGTGTCGGCGGAGTTGGAACAGTTGGCCGGAAAAGGTTCTAGCAGTGGGGGGCAGTTGAATAGCGAGGCGAGGCGGCGCGCGTTGGATGGATTTGTGGAAGAGGGCATGAAAGCGAAGAAGAAGGTTGGCAGCTCGTCGCACAAGAACGATTTTGCCAGGAATCCGGTGGACAAATTTCTAAGGAGTCCCGCGGACGAGGGATATGATTCCACGAGTCTTTGGATACCTCCTGAAGTGTGGAGTACCTTTTCTGAGCCGAAGAGGCAGTATTGGGAATACAAGAAAGACCACTTTGACGAGATCGTTTTTTTTCAACAGGGTGACTTTTATTGTTTGTTTGCCGGGGACGCAGATGTGGGCGTGGAGAAGTTTGGTCTGGTGTACAACCAGAATTTGGACAGCGTGGGAGTCAATCGACGCCAAGTAGAAGAGTGGGTGTCGAAGTTCGTGAATCAGGGGTACAAGGTGGCGATGATTTCTCAGGAGAGCACGGCGAGGAGcgacgaggagaagaagaagaaggcacagAGCCGAGCGACAGAGAAGAGAAAGGTGACGTGCGTGGTGAGTGCCGGAACGTATATAGGCGATGAATACGATAAGGACGAAAAAGTGGGCGGGACGAGGTGTTTGATGTCTGTGGTAGATAAGGAAACGAGGGATGGGCGAGTTGAGATTGGTTTATCGATAGTTGATGTGTCCACTTATCGTTGGGACGTGTTTTGCTTTGAGGACGACGATAGAAGGTCTAAGTTGGAGACGTTGGTTTTGCAAGCAAGGCCGAAGGAAGTTTTATGGGATAAGAAGCGAACGTCTCGAAAGACGCGGAAAGCTTTGAGTTTGGCGTTGATGAATGCGTGTTACAGTGATGGGTCGTTTCCAGAGCGTCAGGACGTGTTAAAGATACTATCGAAGTATTTTTCCGGGATCGAAGAGCAAGTTTGGGATTCTGTACCGGATCCTATCGTACGGTGCATGTTGAGCGAGGACTCGACGAGTAAGTTGGCGATGAGCTCTCTATGCGCGGTGGCGATCTATTTTGGGAAGTTGGTGAGAATCAACAACACAAAAAGCGATCAAATGTCGGTGACGACCTTAGATACGGAAATGGTTCCCAGGGCTCGGTACACCTGGAACAGCGACAAACTGTTGGATTTCGAAGCCGAGTACATGACGCTGGACGCCATGACGCTTAAGAACCTGGAAATTCTGGAGAACAGTGACGACGGAGGGACGGAAGGGACATTGTTGTCTTTGTTGTTGAGCGGCTGTTCGACACCGTTTGGGAGACGCCGAATGAGGAGGCGTTTATGCCATCCCATGCGCCGAGTTGCGGACGTTTTGGAGGTGCAAGAGGCGGTTGGGTTCCTGTGCGAGCATGCGTGGATATTGAGTGACCTCTCGAGTGACTTTCGGGGTCTGGGAGGTGATTTGGAGAGGCTGTCCGCTCGAGTTCGTTCTAAGAACATTTCCTTGAAGCTATTTTTGGATTTTGTGGATTTGGTCGAAAAATTGAACAATACGGTCTCTAGAATCAAAGGCAGCTTGAGTGAGTACGAGTTGCCTCGTTTGTTGGCGCGGTACGTGGCGGACTTCCCGGATCAGAGTGATTTTTTGGATTTATGCGGTTTCGACCGCGAGGCGGCGAGAAGGGAGGAGAAGCTGGTTCCCGGTCGAGGCGCGGACGCGAGGGTAGACGAGCTGAGGGACACGATAGCGAGCATTGAGCGGGAGATTGAGGAAGAGGTGAGTCGCTTTCGAGAAAAACTAGGGGATCAATCGATATGTTTGAGGGAGGGGAAGTCGAGGTGTTTGTGGGTCACGGTGACGAGCCACGATTTGAACGTACCGAACGACTGGCAGAAGCTGAAGGAGTCGAAAAAGAATGCCCAATACAGCGTGCCGATCATCGATCGTCTGAAATGCAAGTTGAACGAATGCAACGACAGACTAGAAGAGTTGGCAAGAGAATCTTTGGCACGTTATGTGGAAATGGTGAACGACCGGTTCCTGGGGTCCATTTTAAAATGCGTTGATTATGCGTCAGAGTTGGATGTAATACTGAGTTTTTCGAGGTACAGCGATGGAAtacggtcacaagggacggcgTGCGTTCCCAATTTTATTTCGTACCGTGACGGTACAAATCCAGTTATTGACACAGAAAACATGATTCATCCGTTCGCTCGTCCGGCGCTCGGAAGTGCATTTGTGCCCAATGACTTGAAGCTAGGGGGAGACGTGGCGCCGACTATGGTCGTTATGGGCCCCAACATGGGCGGAAAGAGCACACTGCTCCGTCAGGTTTGTATTTTAGTTATTATGGCCCACCTCGGTTGTATGGTTCCTGCAAGCAGGTTCGACTTAAGTCCAGTAGACCGCATATTTACTCGCATTGGCGCTAGTGACAACTTACTGGCCAATCAAAGTACATTTCTTAGAGAATTGCAGGAGACTGCGTCTGTTTTAAAATCAGCAACTCGTCACTCGCTTGTCATTCTTGACGAGCTCGGAAGAGGAACGTCCACTTTTGACGGCTATTCCATTGCCTATTCTGTATTGCACTATCTGTCATCCTTTGGATGTCGCTTGCTATTCTCTACTCATTACCACCGCTTGGTGCTTGACCTCCGCCTTAAAAGCGTCCCATTCCAATGTGTACACATGGCGTCTCACCAATCTAACGGGTCACTCGTTTTCTCTTACAGACTCTCTACTCTGCCGTGTCTTCACAGCCTTGGGTTGGAAGTCGCCGCTATGGCCGACCTCCCCGTGCGCCTGCTCGAACACGCCAACGAAATGGCCGATCAGCTCGACATGCTCACCGCCAAACACTCAGGGCATTGTCGGCACGCTCTTCAAGCGACAGCTCTTCGCTCGACTCTGTCGGAGCCGTCGCGAAGGTTGCAAGACCCCGTTCATTTTGACTATGCCGTCGACGAGCTCAAGCGTATTTGGCGACAAACGAGGAGAAATTTCGCCTAA
- the LOC126326128 gene encoding uncharacterized protein LOC126326128 gives MNRRQWLFSILLLPFLAVFIWRKRWRALVLCCSRARKSLPPRQDDARTEKRVPIPKRAVVDTLDTLLVRSEGRVSVIQDGVRALSRLISKYSTDVYLLTKCGSDQEESQIRQLLIQENISGLEPHKLLFCETEAGRIHMVRQLEPDLVVSGSLPMLKELEKWVPNLLCTRKGVSDGRVAFGAMADIGTGEH, from the exons ATGAACCGACGCCAATGGCTCTTCAGCATCTtgctactgccattcctggcggtgTTCATATGGCGCAAAAGGTGGAGGGCGCTGGTGCTGTGCTGTTCGAGAGCTCGGAAGTCGCTTCCTCCTCGTCAGGATGACGCCCGTACCGAGAAGCGCGTTCCAATCCCAAAAAGAGCCGTTGTGGACACGCTCGAT ACACTCCTTGTGCGAAGCGAGGGACGAGTTTCCGTGATTCAAGACGGCGTCAGAGCGTTGAGCAGACTCATTTCCAAATACAGCACGGATGTCTACCTGCTGACGAAGTGCGGCTCGGACCAAGAAGAGAGCCAAATACGCCAGCTATTGATTCAGGAAAACATTTCCGGACTCGAGCCTCAC AAATTACTGTTTTGTGAGACAGAAGCAGGACGCATTCACATGGTGAGGCAGTTGGAGCCCGACCTCGTCGTCAGCG GCTCGTTGCCGATGCTCAAGGAGCTCGAGAAGTGGGTGCCGAATCTGCTGTGCACGAGGAAGGGCGTGTCAGATGGCAGGGTGGCGTTCGGAGCCATGGCCGACATTGGCACGGGGGAGCATTAG